From Nymphalis io chromosome 12, ilAglIoxx1.1, whole genome shotgun sequence, a single genomic window includes:
- the LOC126772323 gene encoding mitochondrial proton/calcium exchanger protein, protein MNRIVLNRCRCLKKSTLLWETRQYQNFPYITLSRSLSYYTTQPIGLQYDISQKPFNRKVYNPAYVRTIATSKCYYDKEPLKPSSKVEATVETIKKEIEEKEKLPKKEEKKKSIKEKIMNELKHYYHGFRLLFIEVRISATLLFKILKGQSLTRREHRLLVTTIGDLFRMVPFIVFIAVPFLEFALPIFIKLFPNMLPSTFESRSQTEAKLKQHLKVKLEMAKFFQETLDQMAPQAGNRHSELAKEFSTFFTKVRTSGDVATSEEIMKFSKLFEDEITLDSLQRPHLVALCKVLNVSTIGLSAMLRFNLKMKLRSLAADDKMIAKEGVDSLNFGELQQACRSRGMRAYGVSEERLRKELRNWLDLSLNEKVPPSLLLLSRALMVPEHVPTTYKLKATISALPEQVVTQTKAAIGEKEGKLDFKTKAEAIRLEEEKIKEEKKEMLEAEREKQILEAKKKEKEELKDKAPILDEESTPVMVDPAPILAVDTPLSKPEEGLSSKDMEVIEDALEKLAEQKKSLLLEKESIQELKGELLDYSEDVEEMQEIVKTKQADIKLTKGARRLYKAVNNMIGKLDSALIELENKEKAILTTLEQTKTEPQKAKEHLIQIDELMHSIKSLQKVPDEAKLKLIQDVLGRLDDDFDGQLKIDDVLKMLEIIGNENVNLSEKQMAELIELLDKEEILEVESKIQKALNKAATAAKEQDKTSESDGRSLFDLIREAQKRREMKKAVEKFGEQRNMPKSEDIVTNQEDKTKRPESHNKP, encoded by the exons ATGAATAGAATAGTTTTAAATCGTTGTCggtgtttaaaaaaatcca CATTATTATGGGAGACTCGGCAGTATCAAAATTTTCCATACATTACTCTTTCAAGGTCATTATCCTATTACACAACTCAACCCATTGGATTGCAGTATGATATAAGCCAGAAACCTTTCAATAGAAAAGTGTACAACCCTGCTTATGTAAGAACAATAGCAACAAGtaaatgttattatgataaaGAACCCCTGAAACCATCTTCTAAAGTTGAGGCCACTGttgaaactataaaaaaagaaattgaagaaaaagaaaaattgcCAAAGAAGGAGGAAAAAAAGAAAAGCATAAAAGAAAAGATTATGAATGAATTGAAACATTATTATCATGGTTTCAGGCTGCTCTTTATTGAAGTGAGAATATCAGCAACATTgttgttcaaaatattaaaggGCCAATCTTTAACCCGAAGAGAGCATAGATTGTTGGTTACAACCATTGGTGACTTGTTCAGAATGGTGccctttattgtatttatagcaGTACCATTTTTGGAATTTGCTTTaccaattttcataaaattattccCTAATATGTTGCCATCCACATTTGAAAGCAGAAGTCAAACAGAAGCAAAGTTAAAACAGcacttaaaagtaaaattagaaATGGCTAAATTCTTTCAAGAAACGCTTGATCAAATGGCTCCACAAGCAGGCAATAGGCATTCAGAGCTAGCTAAAGAGTTTTCTACTTTTTTTACTAAAGTCAGAACTTCAGGAGATGTTGCAACAAGTGAAGAAATAATGAAATTCTCAAAACTCTTTGAGGATGAAATTACATTAGATTCTCTTCAGAGACCCCATTTAGTTGCATTATGTAAAGTGTTGAATGTGTCAACAATTGGATTAAGTGCCATGTTgcgatttaatttgaaaatgaagTTGAGATCATTAGCTGCAGATGATAAAATGATTGCTAAGGAAGGTGTGGACAGTTTAAATTTCGGTGAGTTGCAACAGGCTTGTAGAAGCAGAGGTATGCGAGCTTATGGTGTATCTGAAGAGCGATTAAGAAAAGAGTTAAGAAATTGGCTTGACTTGTCATTAAATGAGAAAGTTCCACCATCACTGCTTCTATTATCGAGGGCCTTGATGGTACCTGAACATGTGCCtacaacatataaattaaaggcAACAATATCAGCTTTGCCAGAACAAGTTGTTACACAGACAAAGGCTGCAATTGGTGAGAAAGAGGGCAAACTTGACTTTaag aCTAAAGCAGAAGCCATTAGATTGGAAGAAGAAAAGATTAAGGAAGAGAAAAAAGAAATGCTAGAAGCAGAAAGAGAGAAACAAATACTTGAGGCTAAAAAGAAAGAGAAAGAGGAACTTAAGGACAAAGCACCAATTCTTGATGAAGAGAGCACTCCTGTCATGGTTGACCCAGCACCAATTTTGGCCGTTGATACTCCTCTGTCTAAACCAGAGGAAGGCCTGTCTAGCAAAGACATGGAAGTGATTGAAGATGCTTTAGAGAAATTAG CTGAACAGAAGAAGTCTCTCCTTCTAGAAAAGGAGAGTATTCAAGAGTTGAAGGGAGAGTTACTGGATTATAGTGAAGATGTTGAGGAGATGCAAGAGATTGTGAAAACCAAGCAGGCTGACATCAAATTAACTAAAGGAGCCAGAAG attATACAAAGCAGTTAATAATATGATAGGCAAATTAGATTCGGCGCTTATTGAACTGGAAAACAAAGAGAAAGCTATTTTAACGACACTTGAACAAACCAAAACGGAGCCTCAGAAAGCCAAGGAGCATTTGATCCAGATCGATGAACTGATGCATTCCATTAAGAGTCTACAGAAAGTGCCTGATGAAGCAAAATTGAAACTTATCCAGGATGTCCTTGGAAGATTAGACGATGATTTTGATGGGCAGTTGAAGATTGATGATGTCTTGAAG ATGTTAGAAATAATAGGCAACGAAAACGTAAATCTATCAGAGAAGCAAATGGCGGAGTTGATAGAGCTGTTAGATAAAGAAGAGATCCTAGAAGTTGAGAGTAAGATACAAAAGGCATTGAACAAAGCTGCAACAGCCGCCAAGGAACAAGATAAGACCAGTGAATCTGATGGAAGG AGCCTATTCGATCTGATCCGAGAAGCGCAAAAACGACGAGAAATGAAGAAAGCAGTTGAGAAGTTTGGTGAGCAACGTAACATGCCTAAGAGTGAAGATATTGTTACAAATCAAGAGGACAAGACCAAACGACCGGAGAGCCACAACAAACCTTGA
- the LOC126772412 gene encoding probable oligoribonuclease, producing the protein MNFLHKILAIRAKCFVSTSPKFCYYRETKMNFHSDNAAKRIVWVDLEMTGLDIEKDHILEIACLVTDCNLNLIAEGPNIIIHQPDDVLNNMNAWCIAQHGESGLTKASRESKFSVSEAENQILNFIKSHVPEKKCPLGGNSVYMDRLFIRKYMPNLNEYLHYRIIDVSSIKELAKRWYQKEYSRIPQKKFHHRCLNDIKESIEELNYYKLNIFKQ; encoded by the exons ATGAATTTTCTTCATAAAATATTGGCTATTCGTGCAAAATGTTTTGTTAGCACTTCACCTAAATTTTGTT aCTATCGAGAAAcaaaaatgaattttcattCAGATAATGCTGCAAAAAGGATTGTTTGGGTTGATTTAGAAATGACAGGGTTAGATATTGAAAAAGATCATATCTTAGAAATAGCCTGTTTAGTAACCGActgtaatttgaatttgatcgcagaaggacctaatataataattcatcaaCCTGATGATGTACTCAATAATATGAATGCATGGTGCATTGCTCAACACGGTGAG AGTGGATTGACTAAGGCTAGTCGGGAATCAAAATTTTCTGTATCGGAAGCGGAAAATcagatattgaattttataaagtcTCATGTGCCTGAGAAAAAGTGTCCATTAGGTGGAAATAGTGTCTACATGGATAGactatttataagaaaatatatgccTAATCTTAATGAATATTTGCACTATAGAATTATTGATGTCAGCTCTATAAAAGAATTAGCTAAGCGATGGTATCAAAAGGAATATTCAAGGATACCTCAAAAGAAGTTTCATCATAGATGTTTAAATGATATTAAGGAAAGTATAGAAgagttgaattattataagctaaatatatttaaacaataa